A stretch of Paenibacillus peoriae DNA encodes these proteins:
- a CDS encoding glycosyltransferase — protein MSLNFTPLLTTHLFVSKKVLKDHVKELIDRLEENNITINLYEADQPLIDNSLQKPRVYVSIGEEWGEFSALKALPGHEKKRWLHFQSPDEIQPMHLFFCWLKATDPLPENRTIPPTHFSSNTPLISVFTASYRSKEKIQRPYQSLLKQTYKNWEWVIVDDSGDEDETYKEYLLPLEDHRVRRYRQDSRNGYIGAIKRFAAGLCTGEILVEVDHDDELTPDCLEKIVKAFQQNPDCGFVYGDCAEVYAGSNHAHWYGWDCGFGYSVHYRVWLHEMNRWQNVQKHTTINGKTIRHLVGLPNHPRAWTRDCYHLIGGHRNELLVADDYDMLVRTFLCTKFANIPDLIYIQYRNEHGNNTTFLRNKQIQVHVGELNRCYFQRIQMRLKELDLPQQLPYRRIWETSTDDPARKSAHVIQEDTSKFSILFPIPHSCPEIEHTQLIKTLQKGIENNFREIEIVVVGRIPSEIETYASKAPRGAIRWWPMEPNDSLETCIQYGKFIASCKEKVVVLP, from the coding sequence ATGTCATTGAATTTCACTCCGCTACTGACAACTCATTTATTTGTATCGAAGAAGGTTTTAAAGGATCATGTAAAAGAATTGATAGATAGATTGGAAGAAAATAACATTACAATAAACTTGTATGAGGCTGATCAGCCACTTATAGACAATAGCCTCCAAAAACCTCGGGTTTACGTCTCGATCGGAGAAGAGTGGGGAGAATTTTCAGCACTAAAAGCATTGCCTGGTCACGAAAAAAAACGCTGGTTACACTTCCAATCACCTGACGAAATTCAACCTATGCATTTATTTTTCTGCTGGCTTAAGGCAACAGATCCTCTTCCGGAGAATAGAACGATTCCTCCTACACATTTTTCTTCAAACACACCTTTAATATCCGTCTTTACTGCCAGCTACAGATCAAAGGAAAAAATTCAACGACCTTATCAATCTTTATTGAAGCAGACCTACAAGAACTGGGAATGGGTAATCGTGGATGATTCCGGTGATGAAGATGAAACGTACAAGGAGTATTTACTCCCTTTAGAGGATCACCGTGTGCGGAGATATCGCCAGGATTCCCGCAATGGTTATATAGGGGCTATCAAAAGGTTTGCAGCAGGTCTATGTACAGGGGAAATTTTGGTAGAAGTCGATCATGATGATGAGCTAACTCCTGACTGCCTGGAGAAAATCGTCAAAGCATTTCAACAAAACCCTGACTGTGGCTTTGTTTATGGGGATTGTGCTGAAGTGTATGCAGGGAGCAATCATGCACATTGGTATGGCTGGGATTGTGGCTTTGGCTACAGTGTTCATTATCGAGTCTGGCTGCATGAAATGAACAGATGGCAAAATGTACAAAAACATACGACCATTAATGGCAAAACCATTCGACATTTGGTCGGTTTACCCAATCATCCCCGTGCGTGGACAAGGGACTGTTATCATCTGATCGGGGGACATCGCAATGAACTACTGGTTGCAGATGATTACGATATGCTGGTCCGGACGTTTCTTTGCACTAAATTTGCAAACATCCCCGATTTGATATATATCCAATATCGTAACGAACATGGGAATAACACTACATTCCTAAGAAATAAGCAGATTCAGGTTCATGTAGGGGAACTAAATAGATGCTATTTTCAAAGGATACAAATGAGACTGAAAGAACTCGATTTACCACAGCAATTGCCTTATCGTCGTATATGGGAGACTTCTACGGATGATCCTGCCCGGAAATCTGCTCACGTTATTCAAGAAGATACTTCTAAATTCTCGATATTGTTCCCTATCCCCCATTCCTGTCCTGAAATAGAGCACACCCAATTAATTAAAACGCTCCAAAAGGGCATTGAAAACAACTTTAGGGAGATCGAAATTGTGGTTGTAGGTCGAATTCCATCAGAAATCGAAACCTATGCCTCCAAAGCTCCCAGGGGAGCCATACGATGGTGGCCTATGGAGCCAAATGATTCATTAGAAACTTGTATTCAATATGGAAAATTTATTGCGTCCTGCAAAGAGAAAGTGGTTGTGTTGCCGTAA